TCTGAATGTTGTTTTCCTATTTCAATTATTTCAAGCCAGTTTTTTGCTCCATCAATTTCGTTAAAAGTGTAAATTTGTTCTATTCCATCAATTTTTTCAGCTATTGAAGATATTCTTTTGTATAAAATCTTATCAGAAACAAATATTACTTTTACTTCAGAGTGATTTAGAATATATTCATGTTCTTCTTTGCTAATTGTTGGATAAATTGGAACATGAATCATACCAGCTAGCAATATTCCCATATCTACAAAATTCCACTCGGGTCTGTTGTTTGTAATTGTAGCGATTTTATCACCTTTTTTAAATCCTAAGGCTAATAATCCATAACTTACATTATTTGAATTTTCGATATAATCGTTTGTACTAAAAGTTGACCATTTTCCATCTCTTTTAACACCAAACGTATCGCTTTTAACAAATCTCTCTTTACATCTGTTTAATAGGTCAAATATCCTTGTTTCTTTCATGATAAATAAGTTAAATGAATAATATTAAAAAGTTGACAATTGACAATAGTCAAAGTTGTCAACTGGATTTCCTTTTATATTTTTATACATATTATAATTTCAATATTAAAGTAAAAAGTTGACAATTGACAATTAACAGTAGGCAAAGTTGTCAACTAGATTTTCTTTTATATTTTTCAGGATACTCTATCATATGATTTAACATTTTGCCAATTTCTATTGACCGAACTGTATAATTATCATATATAGGTTTAGAAATATATTTGCACGCAAGGGAAAAATCAAACCAAACTTGAGTTTCACTGTTTTCCATATCAGCATCTGATGTTTTACTAACAAAATGAGCTTCATACTGACGTTTACGATAAGCTTCACCAATACAAGAACATACTGAACGAGATGATTTTCTAATCTGGGTTGTTAATGAATATAGTTCTTCTTTTGGAAAGCTTTTACTTATTTCAAAAATATCCATTGCTAAGGCAAATGCCTTTTTATAAACTGTTAGACTTTTAAAGTTCTGTGCCATAATTGTTATTTTTAAAATTGTCAATTGTCAACTTAAAACTATGTTATGTTCTTTATTAGCCTTGTGAATGGTTACAAGATATATAATTGTAATAAATCATATTATTTGTTATGAAGTTTAAGTAAAGTTATAACTTTTTCTTTATTTATTCAAATGGAAACTAATTTGTAATAATACAGTATTATTTTTATTATATTTATCTATTTATAATTTTATAAAAAAATACTATTATCATGAATGGTGACCCTAACTTATATAAAATATTAGAAATATTAGAAATTGAATACGAATATATTGAACACCCACCGGTTCCTACAATTGAAAAAGCAATGATATACTGGAAAGACTTAGATGCCGGACATTGCAAAAATCTTTTCTTCAGGAATCATAAGGGCAACAGACATTACCTCGTAATAATAGAACATACAAATAATTTGGCTATTAAAGAGCTTGAACAAAAACTGAAACAAGGAAAATTAACTTTTGCATCTGAAAAACGATTAAAAAAACATTTGGGCTTGACACCTGGTTCGGTAACTCCTTTTGGATTAATTAATGATTCTGAAAAGCATGTACATATATTTTTAGATGAAAACCTTAACAAATTTCAACGAATAAGTTTTCATCCGAATATTAATACAGCTTCAATTGTAATTTTATTTGATGATTTTATTAAATTTTTAAACCAGACGGGAAATTCATACGAATATGTTAAATTGTATTAGTTGCTTGACAGAATATCTATACCGACTGGACATTCAATATAGTCTAATTTTATTAGACTATTTTCATGTAACATCGGCATTAACCATTGTAAAATTATAAAACACTCTTTGGACTATTTTATAATTACAATTGGTATTATTTCCAAACACCGGGGATTTTTTCTCCGCAAAATTTACAGGAATTATTTAAAATATTATTTTCCAAAATAAAATAACCTTTTCGTTTTATTACTATTTTTCCACACTTGGGACAAATTGTATTTTGCGCATCAGAGCCGGGTACATTTCCAATATAAACAAATTTTATTCCTGATTTTACAGCTATTTCTTTGGCTTTATTTAAAGTTGAAACAGGAGTAGCATGTAAATGTGTTAATTTATACATAGGGTGAAACCTGCTGAAATGAAGGGGGTATTCAGATAAACCATTGTCGCACAACCAGTCACACATTTTTTTTATCATATCAAGGTCATCAGTCCAGCCGGGAACAATAAGATTGGTAATTTCGAGCCATACTCCCTCTTCTTTCAAGATTTTTAATGTATTTAAGATCGGCTGAAGAGTTCCTCCGATTAACTCCATGTAAATATCATTATCAAAACTTTTCAGGTCAATATTTGCTGCATCAATGTATTTACACCAGTTTCGTAAAGGTTTTTCATTAATATATCCGGCAGAAACAATTATATTCTTAATACCTTTTTCACGTGCCAGTTTTGCCGTATCATAAGTGTATTCATAAAATGCAATTGGTTCGGAATAAGTATAAGCTATTGATTTACATCCTTCTGAAATACACATTTCAACTGTTTTGTCAGGCATAAGGTCATAATTTTTTGTATCCTTAGGACTAAATTGTGAAATTGTCCAGTTCTGACAATTTAAACAAGCAAGATTGCAACCTGCAGTAGCTATTGATAATGCTCTACTTTTCGGGTAAAAATGATATAAAGGTTTTTTTTCTATGGGGTCAATATGTACTGCACAAGGATTACCATAAGCAATAGTATATAACTTATTTCCATAATTTATACGTGTTCTGCAAATTCCAACATCATCAGGTTTAATATCACATTCACTTGGGCATAATAAACATTTAATTCCTCTTGGTGTTTGAACATAATATGATGCTTCTTTACTCCATTTCCATATATCATCTGAAGGAAAATTTAATGAAAGTCCTTTCAGGTTATTCGAAAAACTTTTTAATGAATATAAGCCTGTTGCAATTGCACCAATACCACAAATTCCATATTTAACGAATTCACGTTTTGTAAGTTTTTTGTTTTTTTTATCCATTAAATTATTAAAGTTTTTAATTAACGGTAGTAATAAATTTAGTTACAATTATAGAGCATTATACTTATCCAACCGTAATAAATTTCATAAAAATATTTTTTCCTAATTTACTAATTTTTATGCAATTAATTTTATAAATTATGTTAGGCATTTATTTAATTTTTATATTTCAATATTATTATAGTTAAATTAAAAGGAATACGACAAACCAATAGAAGGGATTATAGGTAATAATTCATTAGCTCTCC
This genomic interval from Bacteroidales bacterium contains the following:
- a CDS encoding prolyl-tRNA synthetase associated domain-containing protein — encoded protein: MNGDPNLYKILEILEIEYEYIEHPPVPTIEKAMIYWKDLDAGHCKNLFFRNHKGNRHYLVIIEHTNNLAIKELEQKLKQGKLTFASEKRLKKHLGLTPGSVTPFGLINDSEKHVHIFLDENLNKFQRISFHPNINTASIVILFDDFIKFLNQTGNSYEYVKLY
- a CDS encoding four helix bundle protein; the protein is MAQNFKSLTVYKKAFALAMDIFEISKSFPKEELYSLTTQIRKSSRSVCSCIGEAYRKRQYEAHFVSKTSDADMENSETQVWFDFSLACKYISKPIYDNYTVRSIEIGKMLNHMIEYPEKYKRKSS
- the amrS gene encoding AmmeMemoRadiSam system radical SAM enzyme, which codes for MDKKNKKLTKREFVKYGICGIGAIATGLYSLKSFSNNLKGLSLNFPSDDIWKWSKEASYYVQTPRGIKCLLCPSECDIKPDDVGICRTRINYGNKLYTIAYGNPCAVHIDPIEKKPLYHFYPKSRALSIATAGCNLACLNCQNWTISQFSPKDTKNYDLMPDKTVEMCISEGCKSIAYTYSEPIAFYEYTYDTAKLAREKGIKNIIVSAGYINEKPLRNWCKYIDAANIDLKSFDNDIYMELIGGTLQPILNTLKILKEEGVWLEITNLIVPGWTDDLDMIKKMCDWLCDNGLSEYPLHFSRFHPMYKLTHLHATPVSTLNKAKEIAVKSGIKFVYIGNVPGSDAQNTICPKCGKIVIKRKGYFILENNILNNSCKFCGEKIPGVWK